The genomic region AATAATAAGACTGTCAGTCAGAGTGCGACTTCACTTAAATACAATAATATCACAACAATTAACACACTGCAAATCAACATAGTCGCACCCCGACTTGCGGATTTTAGGATTTGTAATAAAATAACCTATACATTTAAACATGTTCTTTTTCATTTTTAAGTCTTCAAAAAAAGCTCAAATATTCCCGTTATTCTCACTTTTTTTGAATTGTAAAAACAAAAAATAACTGCGTTTAAATGCACACTTTATTTCATTACAGATCCTTAGGTAATTACTTAACTATAATTTAAACAGATGAAAAAGTCAATTATTTATTTTACAATTATCCCTTTACTACTTTCAGGATGCATGTTGGTCAAAGTAAATAAAATGTTTAAGGGCGGTACAGTTACAAATTTTACCGAACCTGTGATAATTCCTTTTAAAACGGCAGGACATACCATCATCGTTAAAGTAAAATTCAACAATTCCGACATTGAATATCCTCTTATCTTTGATACCGGTGCAATGACAATAATTGATGATTCTGTTTCCCGGATAATAGGTATAAAAAAAGAAAACAAACTGCCTTCTCCCGATAAAAACAAAGATGTATATATCGGAAAGCTGAAATCCGCAGAAATAGATAATCTGAAAATTGAGGACATGTATATTTCAATGATTGATTTTCAGAAAACTTTTGGCGGCCTTGACGAAATTGCAGTCGGATTGCTTGGTTCAAACTTTTTCAGATCTTTTATAGTTACAATTGATTATGCAAAAGAGGAACTCACATTATCGCAAAACACACAAGAATTCAACAATTTAACAGGGGTTAATAAAATGAATTTTAAAAACAATAAAATGGGAGGAACTCCTATGATTGAGTGTGAATTTTCAGGTAACAATTTGGTAAAAAAATATGCAATATTCGATATTGGTTCTCCTCACTCGTTTGTGCTTCCGGTTTCGATGTTAAAAGAGTTGTATCAAATTGATGCTCCGGACATTATTAAATCTAATGGTGTTTTTATGGAATGGCCCTTTTGGAAAACAGAGAATAACTATATTGCCCGGCTGAAAAAAATTAAAATCGGTGAAGTTGAGATTTTTAATGTGCCTGTTTTTTTTGCTGAAACAGGAGGTAATATTCTTATCGGAAAAGAGTTCATTGCAGAGTTTATTTCAAAAATAAATTATATTCAAAATGAAATTATTATAATACCGAGTAAAGAGAAAATTCATTATAATCACAACATTTTTTCATGCGGCCTTTATCTCAAAAAAAACAATGATAATATTGTTATTGAAGCAATATTAGAAAACACACCGGCAGATAAATACAGTCTCCGGCCCGGAGATGAGATATTGGAATTTAATTCAAAAAAGTCGAATGAAATCTCAATAAATGAAATAAGGAATCAATTAAATGATGACAATGTAAAGAATATTAATCTTCTTATAATTAATAAAAACAATATGAAAAGAGAAGTTATATTAGAAAAAGAATTTTTATTTCCTGAATCAAGTAATTGAAAAGGTTTGCTATAATGATATTTAAGCGAAAAAAAAAAAATTCAAAAATCGGGCAATAATTTCTTTATAACAGACTAAGGACTATCCCAACAGATTCAATAGAAATTGACAAACATGAAAAATTAATCGAAGAATTTACTAATAATCCTGATTTTAGAGTGGCTGTTCAAAATCAATTATCAAAATTGAATGATACTGTATGAAGTGTTAGGAAAGCTTGATTGTCATTTATTACTTTAACAATTAAAAATATAAATATATGATAGAAATAAAAAATATTAAAAAACAGTATAATCTCAGCAAAAAGCAAAAAAAAGAACTTTTAACAGACAGCGATTCTATAAAGGCTGTTGATAATGTATGTTTTATATGTAAACCGGGACGAGTATTTTCATTATTAGGACCTAACGGTGCCGGAAAAACAACTTTATTACGTATGATTGCCACAATTTTAAAACCGACTTCCGGAAATATTCTCGTTACCGGACTTGATACAATTGATGATTCAAAAGAAGTAAGAAAAAAAATAGGTTTTCTTACCGGTTCTACAAATTTATACGACAGGCTTACACCCGGCGAAATTGTAAAATATTTTGCAGATTTACACGGAATAGAAAAAAAGGAATTTGCAAGCCGAAAAGAAGAATTATTTTCTCGTCTGGGAATTAATGAATTTAACAAGAAACGAATAGGACAGCTTTCAACCGGAATGAAACAAAAAGTTTCAATTGCCAGAACCATGATTCATAATCCGGAAGTAGTTATTTTTGATGAGCCTACATCCGGTTTAGATGTGATTACGGCAGACAGTATTATAGAATTAATTCGCGGCCTTAGAGAACAAAATAAAACTGTAATTTTTTCATCTCACATAATGAGCGAAGTAGATCTTTTATGCGATGATTTAGCAATTATCTCAAAAGGGAAGCTTATTTATAATGATACTATGGATGCTTTCAGAAAAGAAACAGAGGGTGAATCTTTAACTTCCGCATTTATAAAAACAGTAAAAAAACAATACCTCAATTAAATTATTATGATAACAATATTTACAGTTATACGAAAAGAATTTTTGGATTTATTCAGAGATAAACGAACACTTATTTCCGCTATTTTAGTGCCCGCAATTGCTTTTCCGATTATTATTATCGGTATTGTAAAACTTCAAGTAAATCTTTTAGAAAAGGAAAAGGCTAAGCAGCTTAAAATAACATTAATAAATGCTCCCGGTACTTTTGAAGAAGATATATTTGCAGGAGAAAATGTAAAAATCTTTGATTTATCTTTGGAAACCGCCAAACAAAAAATTATTAACGACAGTTTAGATGCGGTTCTCACTTTTCAAAATGATTTTTCGTCACAAATAAGCCAACTGAAATCAGGAGAAATAAACCTTTATTATAAATCCACAAACAACACCGGTTATAAAAGAATTACTAAATATTTAGAATATTATAAAACAAAAATTCTTAATGCCCGATTAAAAAAAATGTCAATTTCTAACGAAATAATTGAACCTTTAAAAATTTCGGAAATTGATATAGCTCCCCCAAAAGAACAAATAGGAGAATTACTCGGCGGTATTTTACCTTATATGTTTATTATTTTTGCATTTATGGGCTGCATGGTTCCGGCATTTAGTTTGATTACCGGCGAAAAAGAATCCGGCACAATGGAAACATTGCTGACTGTACCGGCTTCACGTACCAAAATATTATTTGCTAAGATGATAACAATTGCATTGTTCGGACTCACGGCAGCTTTTGTTTCTATTTTAGGAATGGTGGCGGCAATGAAATTCTTGCCGAATATTCAGGGTGATCTTTTATCAGTAATCCGGGATTTAGTAAATCCAAAATTTATTTTAATGCTTATAGTGATGTTAATCCCGCTCAGTTTCTTTTTCGGCGGATTACTTTCGGCAATTGTCGTAAGAGCTAACAGCTACAAAGAAGCACAAAGTTATGTCAGTCCGTTAATGATTGTTATTATAATACCTGCTATGATTGCCCTAATGCCCGGGGTAAATCTGAATTGGAATACAGTTTGGATTCCGATTTTGAATATATCATTAGCAACAAAGGAAATTATTTCAGAAACTATTTCCTTACCCATGTATTTTACAATAATTTTTTCTTTAATACTTATTGCTGTTATTGCTCTTTATGCAAGCTTAAAACAATTTACAAAAGAGGGTATGGTTCTGAAATAAAAAAAACTTTGATTATATATCAATGAACTTATTTCGTATTGTTTTTTATTAAATACAATGCATTTCATTGTTAATTAGCTTATTAGCATAAATATTATTGATTATGAAAAATATCAAATTACTATTTATACTGTTTAGTTTAATTTTATTGAGTAGCTGTAGTGTTATAAAAACAATTTCTCTGTTAAAATCCGGTAGCATTGATAATACAAATTTTTCAGAAACAATTAATTATGAAAACCGTGCAGGTTTAATTATTATAAAAGCAGAAATTAACGGGAATATATATGATTTTATTTTCGATACCGGAGCTCCGTGTGCTATTTCAATTGAGTTAGCAGAAAAATTAGCTTTAAAACCGGAGGTATATGTAAATTCATCTGATTCAAAAGGGAACAAAGAAAAAACAGGATTTGTCGAGATTAATAAAATTAAAATAGCCGGTACTAATTTTACCAATATAGGAGCAGCAATTATTGATTTTAATAAAACCCAAGAAATACAATGCATTGGAGTTGACGGAATAATTGGTGCAAATTTGATGAAAAATGCTAAATGGAAAATAAATTATCAAGAAAACACAATTCAGTTTACAGATAATCTCGATAATTTAAATATAACAGATTCTTCATCTCCAATTAATTTCACTTCTTCAGTTACGGGCACACCATTGCTAAATGTTACGTTACCTTATGATATTCAAGTTAAAAAAGTAAAATTTGATTCCGGATTTATGGGTGGTTTAAGTCTTTCTGCTAAAGTCTATAAAAAATTAATCGAAAATGAAAACCTAAAAATCATTAAAGGATATGGTGCAAGTTCAACAGGAGCTTACGGAACAAATGTTGATACATCGTTTTTTTTGAAATTAGTAAAAATAAAAGTAGAAAATTTATATATATCAAATATTATTACAGAATTCACAAATGATAATATTTCAATTATTGGTAATGAAATTTTTTAAAATTTTAATGTTAGTTTCGATTGGGAGAATAATATAATCTATTTAGAACAGGTAAAACAAATAGATCTAAATAAGTTGAATACTTTTGGGTTTAAACCTATAATGAAAGATGAAAAATTGCTGGTAGGTTTTATTTATAAGAACTCTCCTGCTTCAAAAAGTAAAATTAATGTAGGAGATCAAATTATTTCAATTAACGGAATTGATTATACAAATATTTCTAAACAGCAATATTGCGATATCTTAACAAATAATGTACAGTGGAAAAAAGATAAAGTTATTGAGATAAAATGGAGGAACATAGAAGGTGTTTTTAAAACCCATAATTTTAATAATGTTGATTTATTTATATATTAAATGTTAATAGTAATTTTTGGACAATTTTTCAATGTCAGCATTAATTAGCCTAATGACTCGGTTCAATTGATTCTTTACTGTTTTCAGGTTGTAAAATTCAACATTTTCATATTTTTTGGTTTTTCTCTGTCCTTACGAATACTTTCAATCATACCGAATCCTTTATCCGTTCTTATCTTTTCTTTTGCATGTCCTGTAAGGAAGTGTGCGAAATAGGCTTTGTTGGTATTATTATACGGAAGGATTAATTTTGCTTGTTCCAAATAGTCAAATAATAGAGCTGTTTGACGAATGTCCAAAGCATCAATTTTCATATTAACCTTTTTATCGGTAAGTTTAACAGAATCAGACAAAGTAATTGTACTGAAATCAAGTTCAAAGAACACCGGATTTTACTCCTTCTTTATTACAATTTGTAAAAATAAACATGTTATTTTCTTACATGATTATACAGATACTGAATTTTGTTCAGAAAAAAATATAAAAATAAAGCATCCCGATATTGGAACGCTGTATTTTAAAAATCATTTGAAATGGGCACCGGATTGTTGAACAAGGCATAATTTAAACTCATAACTTTTGATTTATCAAACTAAAAACTTTCACCGTTTGCTAAATTAATCACACCTTCTCCTTCATAATAGTAAATCCTTAATCGTGCAATATCTCTCATAAAATCAATTCTTCCCACTTCTACGCGAATGATTTTTAATCCGGTTCTTTCTTCTAAATCCGCAATAAGCTCCTGACGTTTTTCGGGTTTTATCAGGTCAATTTTTTCATAAATTACTCTTTTTCGAGAAACATGACGAAGTCTTGTAGCTTTTTCTAATGTATAAGTAATCAATATTATAAAAAAGTTTGTAAGAAGAATTTCGGTATAACTGATTTTTTTGTTTGCAAGTGCATTAACAACAGAAATTCCGATAACCAAAAAAAGATATGTCATTTCTTTTATCGGAATTTGAGAAGTTCTGTATCTTATAATTCCGAAAATAGCAAATAATCCGAGTGCTAAACCTAATTCAAGTTTAACATTATCAAGCATAAAACAAATTAAAAACACTACGGAACTGACTATGAAATAAGTAAACAAATAGTCTTTTCGTTTTGCAGACGGATAATATATTAATCTTATCAAAATTATAATTACGGTAAAATTAAACAAAAACCGAATAATTAGTTTAATAAAATCTTCTTTATCGAATAAATCTAAACCGAATATTGTTTCACCGGAGAATATGTTCAAAATTATTGTTTCCATTTGTTATCTTATTTAAATTTAAAAATCTTGGTTTAAATCTGTTATGTTTTAAATTATTATACAGCAAAATTGTTCCTGTGCAATACTTGCTTATTTTACCCGAATAAATTTTTTCTGATTTCAGTATATCTGCAAAATCTGAAGAACCGGAAAAGCCTTCTCGTTTTACTTCTGTGATAACAAGCGAATTAATCGCAACATTATTAAAATTATTTTTAAACTTCAATCCTGTATCTATAGTTATGCGCTCTTTATTCTTACAATTCACAAGAGTAATTCTGAAAAATTCATTATACATTTTTGACTTCAGAGATTTTGGAATAAACGGTGTGTTTTCTTTTATAAAACTTCGAGATTCCTTTGAAAAAGATTCTTCAATTTGGTTTAGTTTTATTCTTTTTTTTACTGTTTTGCCTTTATTAGATTTGAATTTTATTTCAAAAAAACTTATTCCGGAGTCAACATATTCACGGTGTCTTACCTTATAACGATTCATTTTACCTTGATGATGAGCATTATACATCAGGAAATCATCAGTATCAAAATATAAAGTCCTGTATAAGGGCAATTTTATCTTGTTAATTTCCAGAATTTTGTATTTCTCAATTGCTTTTTCCAAAACAGCTTCTAACTTATCTGTATGAAAAACAAATTTTGTATCCGTTCTGTTCATTAATTTGACAGAAGAGGTTTCCTCCAAAGAAATTGAATTAAACTGCTTTAATAATGACTTAATTGTTTCATTGCTAAATTGTTTCATTGCTAAATTGCTCTTTCAAATTAAAAACCAAACAACAAAATTATTGACAATAACTTGAGCTGAACTTGCCCCGCATTTGATTCGGGGTTTGTTATAATTTTCAGTAATGGCATAATACTATAACACTAAAAACTATAATCCTATAACACTTAATACTATAACACCAAAAAACTATTCTTTCAAATATTCATATTCCTTTTTTGAGATAAGTTTTCCTTTTCCGTTATATACAGTTTTTGATATCTTTAATCTGTTCTTATACTCATAAACTGTTTTTTTATTAATCTTTTCTTTCGACAAATATGATATTTTGACAATTACATCATTATCATCATTATATTTTTTAGTTACTCTTTTTTTAAATTCCCCGTTATTATCATATTCAACAACTTCAATTACATTCCCTTTGTTATCAAATTTTTTAACCTCCTTTTTTATTTTCTTTTCATTACTTCCGGAAATTATGTATTTCCATTCAATTTTTGTTTTGATTTCTTCATTTACAATCTTCTTTTTACTTTGTCCGAAAATGTATAAACTTGAACAAATTATCATAGCTGTGATTAATGTAATTTTTTTCATTTTATTAGTTTTGATTAAGAATAAAACTATATTTTTTTGAATTAATTATTTAACCTCTTTCATGCTTTTCAAGCTCTGACAGGGTTTTAATACCTAATATCATTGATTTAAATAGTTATCTGCTTCAGTATATCTTGTTGTTGCAAAATCTATTAAATGATTTAATGAATTCTCAAAATCATCAGGTGAGCATAAAAAAGTAAAACCGGGTGTCTCTCCCTCATCACCAATTACATAAGGATAAATTAGGTTATGTGCATATGTAAACCTTTCTTCCATAAGTGTCGGAGAAAAAGGACCGTTTATAAACTCATCAATATAATCATCATAGATACTTCTGTATGTCGAATCATCATACAAGTATCTTATTAAAGGCCAGGCATGTACTCCTTCCGGACCCGGTCGGGAATTATCTAAATTTGAAAAATCAAATTCGAGTACAAACGAATTTCCTCCGGGACCTACTCCATTGTTTATAAATGTTTCGTTATTATCCCAAGGGATCCATGTTAATAATCCTGTCGACGGATTGTTATATAAATAAAAATTGTGGGACATTATTCCGTATGTATCCCAATTTTGCATGGTAGTATTAGCTGCCAGCCATTTCAAAAACATATCAACATTAAATACAGCTTCCAGATCAGCTCGCCATTGTTCGGGATTTGATGTTCTGTTTTCAGATAATAAAGCATTTGTCATTGATTTAACATCATCTAAACTTGCTTCCGGATTTGTTTTATTTACAAAAAACTCACTTGTAATTTGATTAATATCATTGAATTTTGCACTTACTCCCTCCGGCTTATAACAATTTCCGTTATTGTTACCGAATTGATTTATCAACATGGGTCCGTCAAATACTATTTCATTCATTGTGTAAAGTCCAAAATAAATTGAACCTTCGCCAAAATCAACAAAAATCCTGTAAAAAGCAGATTTTGACACAGGCACACCAAATGCTTCATACACATCTGTTGCAATTTTTTCGTGCATAAAAGATTCATCTTTAAAATTATTTCCGAGAGATAACTGACTGAATCCGTAGAATGTTTGCCCGCTTATACTCTGATTTTCGTCTTCAAAATGATCAAACTCTAACCTCAAAGGCAATTTTCCGATTCCTTCCCTTAACGCAGAATTCAAGCTGGAATTACCTTTAAATCTTATACCGACATAATACCACTGTTTACCGTCATGGAAGACTTGACAAGGTACATAAATCGGGTTTATATTATCAAATTCATGACCGGGACCGGTTATTTCCATCAGATTATCTTGCATAGCTTTCCAATAATCCCTTTCAATAACAATATCTAAACGGCTTACTTTATCTTGGGGAAATACAGTTGAATAGTCGGGCGAAGCATCAGAACTGTGTGTTTCTGCTGTCCAATCATCTAAACCGTATCCGGGATAAATTATAAGTTCTTTTCTGCATGAAAAAGAAAATATTGAGGCAATAATTAGTAACAATAATATTTGTAATTGTATTTTCATATTTTTTAGTGTTAAAAAGAGATTTTAAAGTTTAAGCCCAAAATATGATAAGTTGCAGGGATATGATAAACATTTGCATAGCTTTTAAATTCATGTTCTATTCTGTAAAACATATTTAATCTTACAAACTTTTTAGTTTTATAACTTGTACCAATAGTAAATCTGACTTTTTGAAATCCCGGTTTTTTAATAATTTCATCAATATAATAGTCTGCACATGTTTCTTTTGCAAAGAAAATTTCAGAAGATAAATACGGATCAAACTTCCAGTTCTTTATATTATAATTTCCTTTTAATCTGAATCTGTATTTATTAATCGGATAATCATCTTCCGCATTTGAAGGTCTTATTTCACTTTTATTTTGGAATCTTAACCTACTGCTTAATTTCAACCTGTTTATTTTATAATTATATTTCAAATCAAGATTGAAACGTTGCTTATTAATAAATCCTGCCTCTTCATTATTATCTCTGATAAATCGATACCCAAATCCCAAACACAGGTTATTACTAATTTTGAAATCAATTAAACCCTCAGTAAAGAACATATTAAGATTAGAAGAATTTTTATCAAACCTGAATTCTTGCGTTAAGTTTAATGATAGTTTTTTGTTTAAAAGCTTCTTTTCAACACTTAAACCTGTCCACGTTTCTAAATCACTGACAGTAATCGTATCTTGTGCTTTTAATGTAAATAATGATATTGATAAAAGTATTGAAAATGCTGTCTTATTAAAATAATTATTTCTCATTTTTATTAAACCAATTAAATTTTAAATTTTAGACAACAGTTTATAAAAAAGGTTTAATTGAAAATTAAAATGTTTGCATCATTTTTGTTTTAGCCATTAATATTCATTAAATATCAATTTAAAATGAATATTCGCCTAATAATCATTTGAGTTTTTAAATATTATTATTATATTTATGGCATAAATGATAAGGGCGCCAAAATATTATATACTGTATAGATTCTATTTTTATGACAGTTCTAAAAGAAAGCCAACTGCAAAAAAACCCTTATCCGGGTATAAGAAGCTTTGAGATTGGGGAGAGTAATTTATTTTTCGGACGAGATGAACAAATCAAAGATCTTTATACAATTTTAAACAAAACGCATTTTATTGCTATTACCGGTGCATCCGGAAGCGGTAAATCCTCTCTCGTTAAAGCAGGTTTAATTCCTGAGCTTCATCAAGGCTCTGATAAATGGCTGCATTATATATTCAGACCGGGAAGTAATCCTGTCGGTAATTTTGCAAAAGCATTTTATGATACTAATTTTGACCAAGATAACAATATCGGTTCAAGAAACGATATTGAAAAAATACTGAGGAATGAAGAAAATCCTTTAGAAAAAATTTTCTTAAATGATAATTCAGGTAAGAACCATTTGATTTACATTGATCAATTTGAAGAAATTTTTCGATTTAGACAAAATGAGTATAAAGCTAATGCTGAAAGTGATTCGAATCTTTTTATTGATATATTAATTGAAGCTTCAAAACTCATAAACTTACCAATTTATATAATTATAACTTTAAGAACAGACTTCTTAAGCGATTGCTCAAATTTTTCGGGTCTGACTAAGATTATTAATGACGGGCATTATCTTATTCCGAAAATGACTTTTGAAGAAAAAGAAAAAGCACTTGCCGGCCCGGCTAATATTGCCGGAGCAACAATATCCGATAATCTTAAAAAATTAATAAAAAAACATTTAAAGGAATACAACATCAGCCTTCCTGTTTTTCAACATGCATTAATGCGTACTTGGGATTATTGGATGGAGAATGCTGAATACGGAAAATCAGTTGATATTGAGCATTATGAAGCCGTAGGTTCCGTAACAGATGCATTATCGGTACATGCCGAATATATTTTTTCCTCTTTACCGGATGAGAACTCAAAAAAAATTGCAGAGAAGATATTTAAGTCTTTAACACACTTAGGTGATGATAACAGAGGAACAAGAAGTCCGAAAACATTAGATGAGATAATAGCAATTATTAATGACAGAAAAGAAGAAATTATTCCTGTTATTGATAAATTCAGAGAAGAAAAAAGCGGTTTTCTGTTACCGTCAGAAAAACTTGCTTTAAAACATGAAACTATTATTGACATTTCGCATGAAAGTATTATGCATGTCTGGGGCAGGTTAGTACAATGGGTTCAAAGCGAAACAGAATCGGCACAGCTATATTTACGAATTTCAAAATCGTCTGAACTTTATCAAGAGGGAAAAACAGGTTTATTGATAAATCCTGACCTGCAATTGGCTTTAAAATGGCAAGAAGAAAATCAACCAAATGAAATTTGGGCACAACGATATGATCCTGCTTTTGACAGAACTATTACTTACTTGGAGCACAGTAAGAAAAAATGGGAAAATGATATTGCTGCTAAAGAAGAAAAACAAAAGAGAGGACTTAGAAGAGCCCGTTTTATTGCTATTTTCTTGGGTTCTGCATCATTAATATCTATTTTATTTTTGGTAATTGCACTAAATTTAAAATTTAAAGCTGATGACAGTAAAAGAAAAGCACTTGAAAAAGAAAAAATTGCCATACAAGAAAGTATCATCGCAGAAGATAAAAAAAAGGAAGCAGTTTCGCATAAAAGAATTGCAGAACAGCAACAATTAATTGCTGATGAACAACGATTAATTGCAGAACAGAATAAACAATATGCTGTAAATCAACAAAAAGAAGCAATATTCCAAAAACAATTAGCTCTCATTGCAAAACAAGATGCTATTAAATCAAGAGATATTGCCCGTGATTTACAAAAAAATGCAGAAAACTTAAGAGATGAAGCTTTTCAACAAAAATTAATAGCCGAAAATCAAAGGTCTCGTGCTGAAATGTCGGAAGCAAAAACTGATACCCTGCGAAAGCTTGCAATAGCAAAATCATTATCTGCACAAGCTATCAAAATATACAGAAATAATAAAAAGATACAGAAACTTTCCGGTTATGAAAAAGAAATACCGAATATTCTGGCATTACAGGCTTATTATTTCAACCAAAAATACAAAGGCAATAAAAATGATCCTGATATATTCTCCGCTCTTTCAGAAGTTTCTGAATCAGGAAAAGAAATAAAAGGAAAAAATATGCATTCTGACGGAGTCAGAGATATTGCAATCAGTAAAAACGGTGAATTTTTCGTTTCGTGCAGTGACGACGGAACCGTAAGATTTTTTAAATTCAAAGATCCCGAAAATTCTGTTAAAATAAACATGGGAACTAATGAAGATAACGGTATAAGGACGGTTGATATTAATGAAGAAGGTAATAATATTATTGCCGGAACATATAACGGAGATTTGTACTTTTGGCGAAATAAAGAATTAAAACCGCAAATATTAAAAGCTCATAATTCTGTTGTAAATTCTGTATTATTTTCCGAAGACGGTAAATCTTTTATATCTGCTTCAAATGACGGAACAGCCAGATTGTGGAATATAAACAGCGAATCAATAACTTCAAAATTAATTTTAAAAACCCCGAATCAAATATTAGATATTAAAATAAGCCCTGACGGAAAATACTATGCTGTCGGTACTGTTGCCGGTGAAATTATTATTGTATCTACTGAAGATATTGATAAACAAATTGTATTATCAGAAGCCGAGCATAAAAAAGTTACAGCTTTATACTGGATAAATAATAATGAATTAATTGCCGGTTATTCTTCAGGAAAAATAAGGTTTATTAAAGATGAAAAATATACTGAAGAATTTTTTGCACATCAATCCGGTATTACTTCCCTTTACTATGATAAAAACTATCAAAGAATTATATCCGGGAGTTATGACGGAACCATAAAAATTTGGAATTACGATAATATCAAAATTGAACCAATTGTTTTAATTAAGCATAATTCATGGGTATATTGTGTTACAGCTGATCCGGAAGGAAACAACTTGATTTCCGGAGGTGCAGATAAACATATTGTAATCACACCAATATTTACTGATGAACTTATTGCAATCCTCCGAAAAAAAATTACAAAAAATATGACAAAGGAAGATTGGAACAGGTTTATCGGGAAAGATATTACATATAAATCTGCTTTACCTTAAATTTAGAAATTAAAAGTATTATGAAGTATTTGAAAAATATCATTATTCTGATTATTATTTTTGCCGGAGAATCTGCCTATTCTCAATACAATTGCGATTGGTCTTCATTAAATGATGCTGATCAAAGTTATCAATCCGGAAATTTTGAAGAAACTGTTAAGATAATAAATAAGTGTATAAATTCAGGTTTTAATGATAAACAAAAAGTTCAAGGATACAGATTATTGGCTAAAACATACTTAGCATTGGATAATGACAGTATTGCAAATCGTTCCGTAAATGAGT from Bacteroidales bacterium harbors:
- a CDS encoding CotH kinase family protein: MKIQLQILLLLIIASIFSFSCRKELIIYPGYGLDDWTAETHSSDASPDYSTVFPQDKVSRLDIVIERDYWKAMQDNLMEITGPGHEFDNINPIYVPCQVFHDGKQWYYVGIRFKGNSSLNSALREGIGKLPLRLEFDHFEDENQSISGQTFYGFSQLSLGNNFKDESFMHEKIATDVYEAFGVPVSKSAFYRIFVDFGEGSIYFGLYTMNEIVFDGPMLINQFGNNNGNCYKPEGVSAKFNDINQITSEFFVNKTNPEASLDDVKSMTNALLSENRTSNPEQWRADLEAVFNVDMFLKWLAANTTMQNWDTYGIMSHNFYLYNNPSTGLLTWIPWDNNETFINNGVGPGGNSFVLEFDFSNLDNSRPGPEGVHAWPLIRYLYDDSTYRSIYDDYIDEFINGPFSPTLMEERFTYAHNLIYPYVIGDEGETPGFTFLCSPDDFENSLNHLIDFATTRYTEADNYLNQ
- a CDS encoding DUF2490 domain-containing protein; amino-acid sequence: MRNNYFNKTAFSILLSISLFTLKAQDTITVSDLETWTGLSVEKKLLNKKLSLNLTQEFRFDKNSSNLNMFFTEGLIDFKISNNLCLGFGYRFIRDNNEEAGFINKQRFNLDLKYNYKINRLKLSSRLRFQNKSEIRPSNAEDDYPINKYRFRLKGNYNIKNWKFDPYLSSEIFFAKETCADYYIDEIIKKPGFQKVRFTIGTSYKTKKFVRLNMFYRIEHEFKSYANVYHIPATYHILGLNFKISF